Proteins encoded by one window of Salvia splendens isolate huo1 chromosome 7, SspV2, whole genome shotgun sequence:
- the LOC121742213 gene encoding E3 ubiquitin-protein ligase BAH1-like isoform X1 has protein sequence MKFCNEYDEMMQGLGQKKLPRIDFGSLNNILESCRKQLLHSHTADVRDDQANADGVSADSQLCSVCEGTFFPTLLKEIRGVVGFFNSRAQALLDRHLPSGCCKCFLWLGDRLLGTDVELIQECETLIAYATINTIAVRRLLKKYDKIHYSKQGQAFKSRAVSMRVEILQSPWLYELMALHINLREAKANMECAHLQLDGFSLIFDNTKPSLSFELFDSIKLNIELTCSICLETLFDPVSLGCGHLFCYMCACKASSVSVVDGLKAASGRKKCPVCREVGIYESAVNLEELHILLKRSWPEYWEERRKMEKAERIEEAKQHWQSQAARFMGI, from the exons ATGAAGTTCTGTAACGAATACGACGAGATGATGCAGGGGTTGGGGCAGAAGAAATTGCCTCGGATTGACTTCGGGAGCCTCAACAATATTTTGGAAAGTTGCAGAAAACAGCTCCTCCATTCACATACTGCTGATGTTCGTGATGATCAAGCTAATGCAGACGGGGTTTCTGCTGATTCACAGCTCTGTTCAG TGTGCGAGGGGACGTTTTTCCCTACGCTTCTCAAGGAGATCCGTGGAGTAGTCGGATTTTTCAATAGCAGAGCGCAGGCACTGCTTGATCGTCACTTACCATCGGGTTGCTGCAAGTGCTTTCTATGGTTGGGAGATAGATTACTAGGAACTGATGTTGAGCTTATTCAAGAATGTGAAACTCTGATTGCTTATGCTACGATTAACACCATTGCTGTGCGCAGATTGCTCAAAAAATACGATAAG ATTCATTATTCTAAGCAAGGTCAAGCTTTCAAGTCGCGTGCTGTAAGCATGCGGGTTGAGATCCTTCAGTCACCGTGGCTCTATGAACTTATGGCTCTCCACATAAATTTAAGAGAGGCTAAAGCAAATATGGAATGTGCTCATCTACAATTAGATGGGTTCAGTCTGATATTCGACAATACGAAACCATCTCTCTCATTTGAGCTCTTTGATTCAATCAAGCTCAACATTGAGTTAACCTGCTCGATATGCTTG GAGACGTTATTTGATCCCGTATCTCTTGGCTGCGGTCATCTCTTTTGCTACATGTGCGCGTGTAAAGCTAGTTCTGTGAGTGTAGTGGACGGGCTCAAGGCAGCTAGCGGGCGTAAGAAATGTCCAGTGTGTCGTGAG GTGGGAATATACGAATCTGCTGTGAATTTGGAAGAATTGCATATCCTATTGAAAAGAAG TTGGCCTGAGTATTGGGAAGAACGCCGCAAAATGGAGAAAGCAGAGAGAATTGAGGAGGCAAAGCAGCATTGGCAGTCTCAGGCAGCTCGATTTATGGGTATTTGA
- the LOC121742213 gene encoding E3 ubiquitin-protein ligase BAH1-like isoform X2: protein MKFCNEYDEMMQGLGQKKLPRIDFGSLNNILESCRKQLLHSHTADVRDDQANADGVSADSQLCSVCEGTFFPTLLKEIRGVVGFFNSRAQALLDRHLPSGCCKCFLWLGDRLLGTDVELIQECETLIAYATINTIAVRRLLKKYDKIHYSKQGQAFKSRAVSMRVEILQSPWLYELMALHINLREAKANMECAHLQLDGFSLIFDNTKPSLSFELFDSIKLNIELTCSICLTLFDPVSLGCGHLFCYMCACKASSVSVVDGLKAASGRKKCPVCREVGIYESAVNLEELHILLKRSWPEYWEERRKMEKAERIEEAKQHWQSQAARFMGI, encoded by the exons ATGAAGTTCTGTAACGAATACGACGAGATGATGCAGGGGTTGGGGCAGAAGAAATTGCCTCGGATTGACTTCGGGAGCCTCAACAATATTTTGGAAAGTTGCAGAAAACAGCTCCTCCATTCACATACTGCTGATGTTCGTGATGATCAAGCTAATGCAGACGGGGTTTCTGCTGATTCACAGCTCTGTTCAG TGTGCGAGGGGACGTTTTTCCCTACGCTTCTCAAGGAGATCCGTGGAGTAGTCGGATTTTTCAATAGCAGAGCGCAGGCACTGCTTGATCGTCACTTACCATCGGGTTGCTGCAAGTGCTTTCTATGGTTGGGAGATAGATTACTAGGAACTGATGTTGAGCTTATTCAAGAATGTGAAACTCTGATTGCTTATGCTACGATTAACACCATTGCTGTGCGCAGATTGCTCAAAAAATACGATAAG ATTCATTATTCTAAGCAAGGTCAAGCTTTCAAGTCGCGTGCTGTAAGCATGCGGGTTGAGATCCTTCAGTCACCGTGGCTCTATGAACTTATGGCTCTCCACATAAATTTAAGAGAGGCTAAAGCAAATATGGAATGTGCTCATCTACAATTAGATGGGTTCAGTCTGATATTCGACAATACGAAACCATCTCTCTCATTTGAGCTCTTTGATTCAATCAAGCTCAACATTGAGTTAACCTGCTCGATATGCTTG ACGTTATTTGATCCCGTATCTCTTGGCTGCGGTCATCTCTTTTGCTACATGTGCGCGTGTAAAGCTAGTTCTGTGAGTGTAGTGGACGGGCTCAAGGCAGCTAGCGGGCGTAAGAAATGTCCAGTGTGTCGTGAG GTGGGAATATACGAATCTGCTGTGAATTTGGAAGAATTGCATATCCTATTGAAAAGAAG TTGGCCTGAGTATTGGGAAGAACGCCGCAAAATGGAGAAAGCAGAGAGAATTGAGGAGGCAAAGCAGCATTGGCAGTCTCAGGCAGCTCGATTTATGGGTATTTGA
- the LOC121740848 gene encoding E3 ubiquitin-protein ligase BAH1-like isoform X1, with the protein MKFCKKYEEYMKAQGKKKLPGVGFKKLKKILKRCTKQPRHLDAALLTDLNNHTCPQHCSVCDGTFFPSLLEEMSAVVGFFNARARRLLQMHLSSGLSRCAIWFKAKLKGNHIKLTQEGRDLVTYAIINAIAMRKILKKYDKIHYSKQGQAFKSQAHSKHIEILQSPWLCELMAFHINLRASNSTSSRNSTALFEGCSLLLNDGKPSLCCELFDSVKLDIDLTCAICLETLFDPVSLACGHMFCYICACKAASVSVVDGLKAASHDQKCAICREERVYEAPVRLEELHILLRRSSCPEYWAERRKAEKRERVKQTKEHWESQCRLFTGI; encoded by the exons ATGAAGTTCTGCAAGAAATATGAGGAATACATGAAGGCGCAGGGGAAGAAGAAATTGCCTGGGGTTGGTTTCAAGAaactcaagaaaatcttgaaaAGATGCACAAAACAGCCTCGTCATTTAGATGCTGCTCTTCTTACTGATCTCAACAATCATACTTGCCCACAGCATTGCTCAG TATGTGATGGCACATTCTTCCCTTCCCTTCTTGAGGAAATGTCTGCAGTAGTCGGATTCTTCAACGCTAGAGCCCGGAGATTGCTGCAGATGCACCTCTCATCTGGCTTGAGCAGGTGTGCCATCTGGTTCAAAGCCAAGCTCAAAGGGAACCACATCAAGCTCACTCAAGAGGGCCGCGACTTGGTCACCTACGCCATCATCAACGCCATTGCAATGCGCAAAATACTCAAGAAATACGACAAG ATTCACTACTCCAAGCAAGGCCAAGCTTTCAAGTCACAAGCCCATAGCAAGCACATCGAGATCCTCCAGTCGCCATGGCTCTGTGAGCTCATGGCTTTCCATATAAACCTCAGAGCGTCGAATTCTACCAGCTCAAGAAACTCCACTGCACTGTTCGAGGGATGCTCCCTCTTGCTGAACGACGGGAAGCCTTCTTTGTGCTGCGAGCTCTTTGATTCGGTGAAGCTTGATATCGACTTGACCTGTGCCATATGCTTA GAGACCTTGTTTGACCCTGTCTCTCTTGCCTGCGGTCACATGTTCTGTTACATTTGCGCGTGCAAAGCTGCTTCAGTGAGCGTCGTGGATGGTCTCAAGGCAGCTAGCCATGATCAGAAATGTGCAATATGTCGCGAG GAACGAGTATACGAGGCTCCAGTGCGTTTGGAAGAGCTGCATATTCTATTGAGGCGAAG CAGTTGCCCGGAATATTGGGCAGAACGACGTAAAGCAGAAAAACGAGAGAGAGTTAAGCAGACGAAGGAGCATTGGGAGTCCCAGTGCCGCTTATTCACAGGGATATGA
- the LOC121740848 gene encoding E3 ubiquitin-protein ligase BAH1-like isoform X2: MKFCKKYEEYMKAQGKKKLPGVGFKKLKKILKRCTKQPRHLDAALLTDLNNHTCPQHCSVCDGTFFPSLLEEMSAVVGFFNARARRLLQMHLSSGLSRCAIWFKAKLKGNHIKLTQEGRDLVTYAIINAIAMRKILKKYDKIHYSKQGQAFKSQAHSKHIEILQSPWLCELMAFHINLRASNSTSSRNSTALFEGCSLLLNDGKPSLCCELFDSVKLDIDLTCAICLETLFDPVSLACGHMFCYICACKAASVSVVDGLKAASHDQKCAICREERVYEAPVRLEELHILLRRSCPEYWAERRKAEKRERVKQTKEHWESQCRLFTGI; this comes from the exons ATGAAGTTCTGCAAGAAATATGAGGAATACATGAAGGCGCAGGGGAAGAAGAAATTGCCTGGGGTTGGTTTCAAGAaactcaagaaaatcttgaaaAGATGCACAAAACAGCCTCGTCATTTAGATGCTGCTCTTCTTACTGATCTCAACAATCATACTTGCCCACAGCATTGCTCAG TATGTGATGGCACATTCTTCCCTTCCCTTCTTGAGGAAATGTCTGCAGTAGTCGGATTCTTCAACGCTAGAGCCCGGAGATTGCTGCAGATGCACCTCTCATCTGGCTTGAGCAGGTGTGCCATCTGGTTCAAAGCCAAGCTCAAAGGGAACCACATCAAGCTCACTCAAGAGGGCCGCGACTTGGTCACCTACGCCATCATCAACGCCATTGCAATGCGCAAAATACTCAAGAAATACGACAAG ATTCACTACTCCAAGCAAGGCCAAGCTTTCAAGTCACAAGCCCATAGCAAGCACATCGAGATCCTCCAGTCGCCATGGCTCTGTGAGCTCATGGCTTTCCATATAAACCTCAGAGCGTCGAATTCTACCAGCTCAAGAAACTCCACTGCACTGTTCGAGGGATGCTCCCTCTTGCTGAACGACGGGAAGCCTTCTTTGTGCTGCGAGCTCTTTGATTCGGTGAAGCTTGATATCGACTTGACCTGTGCCATATGCTTA GAGACCTTGTTTGACCCTGTCTCTCTTGCCTGCGGTCACATGTTCTGTTACATTTGCGCGTGCAAAGCTGCTTCAGTGAGCGTCGTGGATGGTCTCAAGGCAGCTAGCCATGATCAGAAATGTGCAATATGTCGCGAG GAACGAGTATACGAGGCTCCAGTGCGTTTGGAAGAGCTGCATATTCTATTGAGGCGAAG TTGCCCGGAATATTGGGCAGAACGACGTAAAGCAGAAAAACGAGAGAGAGTTAAGCAGACGAAGGAGCATTGGGAGTCCCAGTGCCGCTTATTCACAGGGATATGA